The Helianthus annuus cultivar XRQ/B chromosome 16, HanXRQr2.0-SUNRISE, whole genome shotgun sequence genome includes a window with the following:
- the LOC110916335 gene encoding uncharacterized protein LOC110916335, giving the protein MTRGGFATTIKTLLLRRSKSITPKGVVVRFMNKVARWDECYVDEHEVQSFQHNIQLQDNKYKEHDEGCWIPHPRTGIHYPKGHEWVMKDVPDGAARFDYNYWLRNGDHDR; this is encoded by the exons ATGACTAGAGGTGGATTTGCAACGACCATAAAGACTTTACTCCTTAG GAGGAGTAAGAGCATTACTCCAAAAGGAGTCGTGGTACGTTTCATGAACAAGGTGGCTAGATGGGATGAATGttatgttgatgaacatgaagTACAATCATTCCAACATAATATACAACTACAAGATAACAAATATAAGGAACATGACGAAGGCTGTTGGATCCCACATCCTCGTACAGGAATACATTATCCCAAAGGTCACGAGTGGGTGATGAAAGATGTTCCTGATGGTGCTGCTAGATTCGATTACAATTATTGGTTAAGGAATGGTGACCATGATAGATAA